In Sphingobacterium zeae, one genomic interval encodes:
- a CDS encoding DUF5007 domain-containing protein: MKIARKFNTLNKTCNLGLLILMCVCLNGCKKLYNLPDEKEFLSVNLTYDGKSFYPILGRTTLMGNINTDHSTTPLRFEIVNPRYGDGRPYTDLFEVKPVYRWIYRYDGTEKNLEEIEAKRQLVFRPLFEVDSTGSFILWNSSTNELIEPRSKDSIDLVQNIRYFDLKVSNSGGSTVIKDFMILPWRVQDYEPYSDKNPYNGETAPDPNDPKNPKKKSYIWPSYMNGVYGELSNQALRTDDQFKDLVVYIRRFNGGNGHNLRFVFLNKNGEPINPDSFNETKWNELVHGFNMKKTATYVQYDVAYPIPLTSFPTKYTNGNSAKVDFSYSRKGFGGGLITANFGLNFKIFTKGDWEIVFHFQRENPRFDNE; encoded by the coding sequence ATGAAAATTGCTAGAAAATTCAATACACTAAATAAGACATGCAACTTGGGCCTGCTCATCTTGATGTGCGTCTGCTTAAATGGATGTAAAAAGCTTTACAATTTGCCGGATGAAAAAGAATTCTTAAGTGTCAACCTGACTTACGACGGAAAATCTTTTTATCCCATCTTGGGAAGAACTACGCTGATGGGGAATATTAATACCGATCATTCGACCACACCGCTGCGTTTTGAAATTGTTAACCCCCGTTATGGCGATGGGCGACCTTATACCGATCTTTTCGAAGTCAAACCTGTCTACCGTTGGATTTACCGCTATGATGGTACTGAAAAGAACCTGGAAGAAATTGAGGCCAAGCGTCAGCTCGTCTTTCGACCTCTTTTTGAGGTTGACTCTACGGGTAGTTTTATTTTGTGGAATTCATCGACAAATGAGCTGATAGAGCCGCGTTCCAAAGACAGTATAGATCTGGTGCAGAATATTCGGTATTTTGATTTAAAGGTCTCTAATTCTGGTGGTTCCACCGTAATTAAAGATTTTATGATTCTCCCTTGGCGTGTTCAGGATTATGAACCTTATTCGGATAAAAACCCCTATAATGGTGAGACTGCTCCAGATCCAAATGATCCTAAAAATCCAAAAAAGAAAAGTTATATCTGGCCTTCTTATATGAATGGAGTTTATGGGGAATTGTCAAATCAGGCATTACGCACGGATGATCAGTTTAAAGACCTAGTCGTCTATATCCGCAGATTTAACGGAGGGAATGGACATAATTTACGCTTTGTCTTTTTAAATAAAAATGGGGAGCCCATAAATCCGGATAGTTTTAATGAAACAAAGTGGAATGAACTGGTGCATGGCTTTAACATGAAAAAAACGGCTACTTATGTGCAATATGATGTAGCTTATCCAATTCCTCTAACAAGTTTTCCAACAAAGTATACTAATGGAAACAGCGCAAAGGTCGATTTTTCCTACTCCAGAAAGGGGTTTGGCGGAGGGTTAATTACGGCCAATTTTGGGTTGAACTTTAAAATTTTTACCAAAGGAGATTGGGAAATTGTTTTCCATTTTCAACGGGAGAATCCACGATTTGATAATGAATAA
- a CDS encoding fasciclin domain-containing protein, translating to MRNNLFVRGVYILFITVLLYACAKDKGYYSPISQEAIYKGNLYSYLKSKPGIYDSLVKVIDRIGLQKKLEDSTVTLFALTNANFQLAIQNLNNTLSISDKPAQYLNSVKYEILDSLLCQYIIQGRIASDSLNSQDGKDVRGIRYGYPMHIGLNKQSSSGYINGGPTIVDFSDTRRSVFNRNWVTTETSSLNIQTDNAVVHVLNPDHVFGFNKFVSQIIYIPPPENLFIKFKGLGSASKETSGGPNAVEASKYVFDGNPETKFFLSSPGQFYLQWDFPVEVLANSYTLRSANDIQDRDPTDWTLQGLDGESGKWILLDSRQGEEFDERFQLRVFFFTNTKTYKAYRLNIARMHGGNDFQLADWTMNRNQ from the coding sequence ATGAGAAATAACCTATTTGTACGCGGTGTATATATACTTTTTATTACCGTCCTGCTGTATGCTTGTGCTAAAGACAAAGGCTATTATTCGCCCATATCCCAAGAAGCGATCTATAAGGGTAATTTATATAGTTATCTAAAAAGTAAGCCTGGAATATATGATTCTTTGGTGAAAGTCATCGATAGAATCGGTCTGCAAAAAAAATTGGAAGATAGCACAGTGACACTGTTTGCGTTGACCAATGCCAATTTTCAACTAGCTATTCAAAACCTCAACAATACGTTGAGTATCTCTGACAAGCCTGCACAATATTTGAATTCAGTTAAGTATGAAATATTGGATTCACTGCTATGCCAATATATTATCCAAGGCAGAATTGCAAGTGATTCCCTCAATAGTCAGGATGGCAAGGACGTACGGGGTATTCGATATGGCTATCCAATGCATATTGGATTAAATAAACAATCTTCATCTGGTTATATAAATGGAGGTCCTACGATTGTTGACTTTTCCGATACGAGAAGATCTGTTTTCAACCGTAACTGGGTAACGACTGAAACCAGCTCATTGAATATCCAAACAGACAATGCTGTTGTTCATGTATTGAACCCTGATCATGTGTTCGGTTTCAACAAATTTGTCAGTCAGATTATCTATATCCCACCTCCAGAAAATCTTTTCATAAAATTCAAAGGGCTAGGTTCTGCGTCGAAGGAAACTTCGGGTGGACCAAATGCTGTTGAAGCATCTAAATATGTATTTGATGGTAATCCAGAGACAAAGTTCTTTTTATCAAGTCCGGGACAGTTCTATTTGCAATGGGATTTTCCTGTCGAAGTACTTGCTAACAGTTATACACTCCGTTCAGCTAATGATATTCAAGATCGGGATCCAACGGACTGGACGTTACAGGGACTTGATGGAGAAAGTGGAAAATGGATATTATTGGACTCTAGACAAGGGGAGGAATTTGACGAAAGGTTTCAACTGCGCGTATTCTTTTTTACAAATACAAAGACGTACAAAGCTTATCGTCTGAATATTGCACGTATGCATGGTGGTAACGATTTCCAGTTGGCAGATTGGACAATGAACCGTAATCAATAA